A single Oryza brachyantha chromosome 8, ObraRS2, whole genome shotgun sequence DNA region contains:
- the LOC102708456 gene encoding beta-glucuronosyltransferase GlcAT14B-like produces MRKSWGMSTGPGRPSASGDRGWLLPLVASLLVSATLFLAAACGLFSPPSLGAGDDSILIDVATWDDAGGGGGVESEIKNRLLDDDDDPDTAAVNSDASDAEPPRIAYLLEGTKGDGARMRRTLQAIYHPRNQYILHLDLEAPPRERIDLAMYVKGDPMFSQVGNVRVIAKGNLVTYKGPTMVACTLHAVAILLKEGLDWDWFINLSASDYPLMTQDDILHVFSSLPRNLNFIEHMQISGWKMISRAKPIVLDPGLYLSKKFDLTLTTERRELPTSFKLYTGSAWIMLTKTFLEYCIWGWENLPRTLLMYYVNFISSPEGYFHTVICNSDEFRGTAVGHDLHYIAWDYPPKQHPNILSMKDFNKMVKSGAPFARKFPKDDKVLDKIDRELLHRSEGQFTPGAWCDGSSEGDADPCSSRGEDSVFEPGPGAERLRGLMKKVLSWDYRNGSCSSLGYDQTKRDWYVPKTRG; encoded by the exons atgaGGAAGAGCTGGGGGATGAGCACGGGCCCGGGgcggccgtcggcgtcggGTGACCGGGGGTGGCTGCTCCCGTTGGTCGCGAGCCTCCTCGTCTCGGCGACCCTCTTCCTCGCCGCGGCCTGCGGCCTCTTCTCGCCGCCCtccctcggcgccggcgacgactcCATCCTCATCGACGTGGCCACCTgggacgacgccggcggcggcggtggcgtcgagTCCGAGATCAAGAACCGGCTCctagacgacgacgacgacccggacacggcggcggtgaactCGGACGCGTCGGACGCGGAGCCCCCGCGGATCGCGTACCTCCTGGAGGGGACCAAGGGGGACGGGGCGCGGATGCGGCGGACGCTGCAGGCGATCTACCACCCGCGCAACCAGTACATCCTCCACCTCGACCtggaggcgccgccgcgggagcGGATCGACCTGGCCATGTACGTCAAGGGCGACCCCATGTTCAGCCAGGTCGGGAACGTGCGCGTCATCGCCAAGGGCAACCTCGTCACCTACAAGGGCCCGACCATGGTGGCCTGCACCCtccacgccgtcgccatccTCCTCAAGGAGGGCCTCGACTGGGACTGGTTCATCAACCTCAGCGCCTCCGATTATCCCCTCATGACGCAGGATG ATATACTACATGTTTTCTCTTCCTTGCCGAGAaatcttaattttatagaACACATGCAAATATCAGGTTGGAAAAT GATTTCAAGAGCAAAGCCTATTGTTCTGGACCCAGGGCTCTATCTGTCGAAAAAGTTTGACCTTACCCTGACTACTGAGCGACGGGAATTGCCAACATCTTTCAAGTTATATACTG GTTCTGCTTGGATAATGCTCACAAAAACATTCCTAGAGTACTGCATATGGGGATGGGAAAATCTCCCACGGACACTGCTAATGTACTATGTTAACTTCATCTCCTCTCCAGAAGGTTATTTCCATACTGTTATCTGCAACTCGGATGAGTTTCGGGGCACTGCAGTTGGCCATGACCTGCACTACATTGCTTGGGATTACCCTCCAAAGCAACATCCGAATATCCTCTCCATGAAGGACTTCAACAAAATGGTCAAGAGCGGCGCGCCATTTGCTCGGAAGTTTCCCAAGGATGACAAGGTCCTGGACAAAATCGACCGCGAGCTTTTGCACCGCTCCGAAGGCCAGTTCACCCCCGGAGCATGGTGCGACGGGAGCTCTGAAGGAGATGCCGATCCATGTTCCTCTAGGGGCGAAGATTCAGTTTTCGAACCTGGCCCTGGTGCCGAGAGGTTGCGAGGCCTGATGAAGAAGGTGCTTTCATGGGATTACCGCAATGGGAGCTGTTCATCGCTCGGTTACGATCAGACGAAAAGAGATTGGTATGTCCCAAAAACTAGAGGATAA